The Flavobacterium sp. CBA20B-1 genome includes the window TGTTTTATTTATATTGTTTATTTCATCTTTTATAGTATTCAAATCGAACGTTTCTTTTCCATCTCTGTCCCAATCGCATACTTCGTAGGTTTTACCAATCACACTACAGTTTAAAACAGCATCTCCTCCAAACGATAAATCGTAACTAACAACAGAACTTTCCCAATGATCCACGGCAATTAATATTCCATCGCCAGGCACCACATCATACCAACGAACCATTCCCGGAATTACGCCGGTATTTGGTGGAGCAGCTCCCGGAGTTTCGCACAATTGGGTGGGTTCTAATAAAGATAAACCAATATCTACTGTATTTACCCCAATAATGGTATTTTGCGATCCACGGTCACTAATACCCAAATTTGATAAATTAGGGTTTAGCCATGAAGCAAAATCAAAATCAACATTTGCGTTTGGGGTGATGGTAAATGTAAAGGTAGAACCTGATTCAATCTCTACATAGTAAAGCGTTATAGCAGTGGATAGTGGTAAGAATGTACTACACGAAGTGTATAAATTGTTATATACATTGGTTGTGGGGCTGGTTCCTTGAACAGTTTGACCAGAGCATAAATTTATAATATGCGATGGATTTATACTTTGGCTAAAACTAAAATGAAAACCTATGAATAATACTAAAAGCGTAAAAGTGTATTTCATAAAGTATTGTTTTAAACAATAAATATAGCGAAAATAATAAACAATTAATCATTTTTTTTAATGATTGATAAAATTTCATGGCAAATCGCTGTAATATCTTTGTTGTTGGTGGGTAAAATATGTTTTGAAAAATTATAAAAATAATTTCGTTCAAATAAATGCTGTGCAATGTATGTTGTCAAGTCATCGATATTTTGCAATAGAGGGCGATTGCTATTTTTTAACCTTTCAACTAAAGTAGAAACATTGGTCTTTAAATAGAATGATTGCACCCTATCATCTTGTAGTTTTAAATGGTTATTCGCATAGCAAGGAGTGCCACCGCCCAAGCTTAAAACGAATTGTTCATTGGTATTTAAAAGTTCATTAAACCAAAATTGTTCCGCTTTTCTAAAATAAACCTCTCCTTTTTGTTTAAATATTTCGTTAATGGTTAATTGCTCTTTGTCTTCAATAAAATGGTCTAGATCAATAAAAGGAATAGCAAGCTCCACGCCCAACTTTTTCCCTACGGTTGTTTTACCACTTCCCATATATCCCACCAAAATAATTTTTTTCATGTTTTGCTTTGTTTGTCAAACAAAAATACAACTAAAAAGCTTTTTGAATATTTCATACATAAATTATATCTAAAACAATCACTCTTTTTTAAATTAAAAGTACTATATTAGAATTTAGAAAATAACAAATTGTATATGTTGGTAAAAGTTTTTGGAAGCGCTGTTTTTGGTATAAACGCTACCACAATAACCATTGAAGTAAATATAGACAAAGGCATTGGCTATCATTTAGTGGGGTTGCCCGATAATGCAGTAAAAGAGTCAAGCTACCGAATTGCTGCTGCTTTGGCAAATATTGGATACAATTTACCCGGAAAAAAAATCACTATAAACATGGCGCCTGCCGATTTGCGCAAAGAAGGCTCGGCTTATGATTTGCCTTTAGCGATTGGAATTTTAGCCGCTTCAGGTCAATTAAAGAAAACCGATTTTAGCAATGTAATGATTATGGGTGAATTATCGTTAGATGGTTCTGTGCAACCCATCAAAGGTGCGCTGCCAATAACCATTCAAGCAAAGGCCGATGGTTATACTGAGATTTTTCTTCCAAAAGAAAATATTCAAGAAGCAGCTATCGTTGAAGGAATCAATGTGTATGCAGTGCCAAATATTTCTGATTTAATCGATCATTTTGAAGATAAAACGCCTTTGAAGATTACCCAGATTGAACAAGAAGATTTATTTGATGTTGCCAACGATTTTTCGTTGCTTGATTTTGCCGAAGTAAAAGGGCAGGAAAACATTAAGCGTGCACTAGAAATTGCTGCTGCCGGTGGTCATAATATTTTGCTGATCGGTCCGCCCGGATCTGGTAAAACCATGTTAGCTAAGCGATTGCCAAGTATTTTACCACCAATGACGATGGACGAAGCTTTAGAAACCACAAAAATTCATAGTGTGGTGGGCAAGGCACAAAACGTTGGTTTGATCAAAAAGCGACCTTTTAGGGCACCGCATCATACGGCATCGAGCGTATCGCTGGTGGGTGGTGGCAGTTATCCGCAACCTGGTGAAATTTCATTGGCACACAACGGCGTATTGTTTTTAGATGAATTGCCCGAATTTAAACGCGAAGTGTTAGAGGTTATGCGGCAACCGTTAGAAGATCGCGAAGTAACCATTTCGCGGGCAAAGTTTACCGTTTCCTATCCATCTTCTTTTATGTTGGTTGCAAGTATGAACCCAAGTCCCAGCGGATATTTTATGAATGATAAAGGGTTAAGTTCATCATCGGCACAGGAAATGAATCGGTATTTAAACAAAATTTCAGGACCTTTATTGGATCGAATTGATCTTCATATCGAAGTAAACCCTGTTCCTTTTGAAAAATTATCTGAAAAATCAAGCGCAGAGAAAAGTGCGTCGATTCGAGATAGGGTGGTGCAAGCCCGAAGCATACAATCGGAACGTTTTAAAGAATATGCGGGTATTCATTACAATGCCCAAATGCCCACAAAGTTAATAGCTGTTTTTTGCGATTTAGATGCCACTTCATTGCAATTGCTGCAAACTGCTATGGATAAACTTAATTTATCAGCCCGTGCATACGACCGAATTTTGAAAGTTGCTCGAACCATAGCCGATTTAGAAAGGTGCGATAAAATTCTGCCGGCGCATATTGCCGAAGCCATTCAATACCGCAGTTTAGACCGTGATTTATGGACTAATCAGTAAGTTGGTCGCTAATATGTTGG containing:
- a CDS encoding YifB family Mg chelatase-like AAA ATPase gives rise to the protein MLVKVFGSAVFGINATTITIEVNIDKGIGYHLVGLPDNAVKESSYRIAAALANIGYNLPGKKITINMAPADLRKEGSAYDLPLAIGILAASGQLKKTDFSNVMIMGELSLDGSVQPIKGALPITIQAKADGYTEIFLPKENIQEAAIVEGINVYAVPNISDLIDHFEDKTPLKITQIEQEDLFDVANDFSLLDFAEVKGQENIKRALEIAAAGGHNILLIGPPGSGKTMLAKRLPSILPPMTMDEALETTKIHSVVGKAQNVGLIKKRPFRAPHHTASSVSLVGGGSYPQPGEISLAHNGVLFLDELPEFKREVLEVMRQPLEDREVTISRAKFTVSYPSSFMLVASMNPSPSGYFMNDKGLSSSSAQEMNRYLNKISGPLLDRIDLHIEVNPVPFEKLSEKSSAEKSASIRDRVVQARSIQSERFKEYAGIHYNAQMPTKLIAVFCDLDATSLQLLQTAMDKLNLSARAYDRILKVARTIADLERCDKILPAHIAEAIQYRSLDRDLWTNQ
- a CDS encoding shikimate kinase, coding for MKKIILVGYMGSGKTTVGKKLGVELAIPFIDLDHFIEDKEQLTINEIFKQKGEVYFRKAEQFWFNELLNTNEQFVLSLGGGTPCYANNHLKLQDDRVQSFYLKTNVSTLVERLKNSNRPLLQNIDDLTTYIAQHLFERNYFYNFSKHILPTNNKDITAICHEILSIIKKND